The Gadus chalcogrammus isolate NIFS_2021 chromosome 10, NIFS_Gcha_1.0, whole genome shotgun sequence genome contains a region encoding:
- the exosc3 gene encoding exosome complex component RRP40, translating into MESCLKVKVGAVLLPGDVFTFIKTDTISLTESLKDEKIICGPGLRRNGDDVVVCKSGVLRHKNPNLYWVDSQQRRYVPVKGESVIGIVTTKSGDVFKVDVGGSEQASLSYLAFEGATKRNRPNVQVGDLVYAQFLIANKDMEPELVCIDSSGRANGLGVFGAGGLLFKGSLGLVRRLLTPQNEILKDLEKLYPCELVLGMNGRLWVRAASVQKTLIVANLLESSENMSAQQRRTLFKRVADGNL; encoded by the exons ATGGAATCGTGCTTAAAAGTTAAAGTTGGTGCGGTACTATTGCCAGGAGATGTGTTTACTTTCATCAAAACTGATACAATATCGTTGACCGAATCTCTGAAAGACGAGAAGATAATCTGTGGTCCCGGACTGCGGCGGAATGGAGACGATGTTGTCGTCTGTAAAAGTGGAGTTCTGCGGCATAAAAATCCTAACCTGTACTGGGTGGATTCTCAACAGAGACGG TACGTTCCTGTCAAAGGAGAGAGTGTGATTGGCATCGTAACGACCAAATCAGGGGATGTCTTTAAGGTGGACGTGGGGGGGAGCGAGCAGGCCTCCCTCTCCTACCTGGCCTTCGAGGGTGCGACCAAGAGGAACCGGCCCAATGTGCAG GTGGGGGACCTGGTCTATGCTCAGTTCCTCATAGCCAACAAGGACATGGAGCCAGAGCTGGTGTGCATCGACAGCTCGGGAAGGGCCAACGGCCTGGGGGTGTTCGGGGCCGGGGGCCTCCTCTTCAAGGGGTCTCTGGGACTAGTGCGCAG actgCTGACCCCCCAGAATGAGATTCTGAAGGACCTGGAGAAGCTGTACCCGTGCGAGCTGGTGCTGGGGATGAACGGCCGGCTCTGGGTCCGGGCGGCCTCGGTCCAGAAGACGCTGATCGTGGCCAACCTCCTGGAGAGCAGCGAGAACATGAGTGCTCAGCAGAGGCGCACCCTGTTCAAGAGGGTGGCCGACGGAAACCTCTAG